TGGGCAAAAAACGCCAGAAAAAACACTTGGAATTTTTCAAATTCCAGTGTTTTATGTATGTGGTTCAGTAAGTATTTACCCACAAAAATAGTTTGCTATAAAATCCTGATTTAATTTTATGATTGAAAGTTTTATAATTAGTGTTAAAATTTTAAAAATGGAAAAGGTAATCAATGAAGTATTAAATGTTTTTAAAAAAATAAAGAAAGAGGAATTTGAAGAATTTGAAAAAGTAATTTTAAAGAGTAAAAAAATTTTTGTTTTTGGAACAGGAAGAAGTGGTTTTATTGGGAGATGTTTCTGTATGAGATTGTTTCATCTTGGTTTTGATTCCTATTTTGTAGGCGAAATCATAACACCTGCTTTTACAGAAGAAGACCTAATAATTTTTATTTCAGGAACAGGAGAAAAATCAATTGTTTTACAGATAGCAAAAATATGTAGAAAAGAAAAGGGGAGAATTTTAACTATAACTGCAAATAAAAAAAGTAAACTTTCAAAAATTTCGGATTACCTAATTTATATTCCAGTTGAAAATTCAATTCAGTTTGGGAATTCCTTATTTGAACAGGTATGTTTTTTATTCCTTGATAGTTTTATCCAGTTTTATATTGAAAAACACAGGATAAA
The genomic region above belongs to bacterium and contains:
- a CDS encoding SIS domain-containing protein; amino-acid sequence: MEKVINEVLNVFKKIKKEEFEEFEKVILKSKKIFVFGTGRSGFIGRCFCMRLFHLGFDSYFVGEIITPAFTEEDLIIFISGTGEKSIVLQIAKICRKEKGRILTITANKKSKLSKISDYLIYIPVENSIQFGNSLFEQVCFLFLDSFIQFYIEKHRINEDLMKKRHTNLE